In Deltaproteobacteria bacterium, the genomic window TCACGTTGAAGAACTGCGGCTCCACGTAGGTGGTGAAGTGCGCGTAGAGCGCGCCGCCGATGCCGGCGATGGCGCCGGCCATGCCCGCGGCCAGAATGCGGTAGCGAACGGTGTCCAGGCCCTGCATTTCCGCCAGCAGGTCGTCCGAGCCGAGCATTCTGAAGACGGAACCCAACCGGGACCGCTCGATGAGCAGCAGCACGATCAGCACCAGCGCCAGCAGGCCGTAGATCAGCAGCATGAAGTGGGCCAGGCTGAGGTCGCGCTCGAACATCCAGCGGATGCCGTGGAATCCCTCCGCGCCGGCGGGACCTACAAGTTCCCCCTCCACCTCCACCTGGACGTGGACGATCAAGAGGATCAGGCGCACCATCTCCGCGAACGCCAGGGTCGAGATGGAGAAGTACAGGCCGCTGAGCCGCAGGGTCAGGGCGCCCACGACCATCGCGATCGCGCCGGCGACGCACGCGCCGGCGAGAATCCCCACCCAGATGGGCAGGAGCAGCATCGCGGTGACCGCGCCGGCGGCGTAAGCGCCCAGGCCGAAGTAGGCGTGCTGGCCGAAGGAGATCTCGCCTGTCACCAGCAGCAGGTAGGCGGAGAGCCCGATGAACGAGATCATGCCGATGTTGGACAGCACCGTGATGACGTAATCGTCCATGTCTCAAACCCGCCGGAACGCCAACTCCTCCCGGCTCAGGATCCGCTGGCCCAGGAGCCCGCCCGGACGCGACACCAGCATGGCGAAGAGCAGCAGGAACGCGCTCAGGTCCCGGTACTCGGCGCCCAGGTACCACAGCGCATGAGCCTCGACGACGCCCAGCAGCAGGCCGCCCAGGATGGCGCCCGGCAAGGAGCCCATGCCGCCCAGCATCATGGCGATGAGGCCCTTGAAGGTCGCCCACAGCCCGAAGAAGGGGGTGATCTGCTGGTCCGTCGCCAGGATGGCGAAGCCGGCGACTCCGCCCGCCAGAGACATCAGTACGAAGGCGCACAGGATGGTCCATGTCCGGTGGATGCCCATGTACGCGGCGGCCAGCGGGTTTTCGGAGGTCGCCCTCAACGCCAGACCGAAACGGGTGCGATGCAGCAGGAGATGCAGGGCGCCCACCATGACCGCCGCCAGCACCAGCATCGCGGTCTGCTCCGTCCGGAAGAGAAAGGGGCCGGCCTCGTAGGAGCCGGCCGCGAACAGGCCCGGGAAGGCGTAGGTGCGCTCGGGCAGCAGGTGGATCGCGGCTTCTTCCAGTTGCATCCAGATCACGAAGCTCGACACCATGGACGCCAGCGCGGCGTCGCGGCGGACGGCGTGGAAACACAAGCGTTCGACGTAGATGCCGACCAGGATGGTGGAGGCCACCGTCGTCAGGGCCACCACCAGCACGTGGACCTGGTAGTGCACATGGAGCCACGTTCCGATGTAGGCGCCGAGCATGATGCTGGCGCCGAAGGCGAGGTTGAGCCGGCGCATCACGCCGAACACGATGGTGAACCCGATGGCCAGCAACGCGTAGGACGAGCCGAACATCACCCCGTCCACGGTGTTCTGGATGAAGTCGATCAAACCGCGTCCCCTCGACCGGGCCGTCACCCTCGCCGCGACCCGAGGTAGGCCCGGTGAATGACCTCGTCCTGCTCGATCTCGCCGGGTGACCCGGAAAAGGTGATCCTGCCGCCTTCGATGAGGTAGAACTTGTGAGCCACTTCGAGCGCCATGCGGGCGTTCTGCTCCACCAGGAGGATCGTGACGCCTTCCGCGTTCAGCTCGCGGATGATGTCGAAGATCTCCGCGACGATCATCGGCGCCAGCCCGATCGAGGGCTCGTCCATGAGCAGGATCCGGGGACGGGCCATCAGGCCCCTGGCGATGGCCAGCATCTGCTGCTCGCCTCCGGACAGGGTGCCGGCGGGTTGATGCCTGCGTTCCTCCAGGCGCG contains:
- a CDS encoding branched-chain amino acid ABC transporter permease encodes the protein MDDYVITVLSNIGMISFIGLSAYLLLVTGEISFGQHAYFGLGAYAAGAVTAMLLLPIWVGILAGACVAGAIAMVVGALTLRLSGLYFSISTLAFAEMVRLILLIVHVQVEVEGELVGPAGAEGFHGIRWMFERDLSLAHFMLLIYGLLALVLIVLLLIERSRLGSVFRMLGSDDLLAEMQGLDTVRYRILAAGMAGAIAGIGGALYAHFTTYVEPQFFNVMLGVHALAYGLIGGLGTAFGPFIGVAIDIGFLEAVRFIQGYRMIVFGGLAAILLIFMPRGILDEERVHRLKTLFRRRNHAGAQRR
- a CDS encoding branched-chain amino acid ABC transporter permease, with protein sequence MIDFIQNTVDGVMFGSSYALLAIGFTIVFGVMRRLNLAFGASIMLGAYIGTWLHVHYQVHVLVVALTTVASTILVGIYVERLCFHAVRRDAALASMVSSFVIWMQLEEAAIHLLPERTYAFPGLFAAGSYEAGPFLFRTEQTAMLVLAAVMVGALHLLLHRTRFGLALRATSENPLAAAYMGIHRTWTILCAFVLMSLAGGVAGFAILATDQQITPFFGLWATFKGLIAMMLGGMGSLPGAILGGLLLGVVEAHALWYLGAEYRDLSAFLLLFAMLVSRPGGLLGQRILSREELAFRRV